Proteins from a genomic interval of Phycisphaerae bacterium:
- a CDS encoding electron transfer flavoprotein subunit beta/FixA family protein, translating into MKILALAKHVPESTTAIKVKADGSGIETTGVKFVMNPFCEFAVEAALQIKEKNPGAAAQITTLTVGPAAAVEVIRTAYAMGVDHGVHLCDELFNGIDELATARVIAAAVKDGGYDIVLAGKHAIDYDSGQVGPALAECLGWPHVGAVTAIEWGGDFKSATIRRRVEGAEEVVDIKLPCLLTIDKGLCEARYPSLPGLMKAKKRPVETKNAAALGLSAADLGKEAVGTWMGEFAPPPPRPPGRMLTGEPADMAKELVQILRDVEKVI; encoded by the coding sequence ATGAAGATTCTCGCACTGGCAAAACACGTTCCCGAATCAACGACCGCAATCAAGGTCAAGGCGGATGGCTCGGGGATTGAGACGACGGGCGTGAAGTTTGTGATGAACCCGTTCTGCGAGTTCGCCGTGGAGGCGGCTTTACAGATTAAGGAGAAGAATCCCGGCGCGGCCGCGCAGATCACGACGCTGACGGTCGGGCCGGCGGCTGCCGTGGAGGTCATTCGCACGGCCTATGCGATGGGCGTCGATCATGGCGTCCATCTTTGCGACGAACTTTTCAATGGGATTGATGAGCTGGCTACGGCGCGCGTCATTGCCGCGGCGGTCAAGGACGGCGGCTACGACATTGTACTGGCCGGTAAGCACGCCATCGACTACGACAGCGGGCAAGTCGGGCCGGCACTCGCCGAATGTCTTGGCTGGCCGCACGTGGGGGCGGTCACGGCGATCGAATGGGGTGGCGATTTCAAGTCCGCGACGATCCGCCGCCGCGTCGAAGGGGCGGAGGAGGTTGTCGACATCAAATTGCCGTGCTTGCTGACCATCGACAAGGGATTGTGCGAAGCGCGCTACCCGTCCTTGCCGGGTTTGATGAAGGCCAAAAAGCGACCCGTCGAGACGAAGAACGCCGCCGCGCTTGGTCTGTCGGCCGCCGACCTTGGTAAGGAGGCCGTCGGCACCTGGATGGGAGAGTTCGCGCCACCGCCGCCGCGGCCGCCGGGACGGATGCTGACGGGGGAACCGGCGGACATGGCCAAGGAACTCGTGCAGATTCTTCGTGACGTGGAAAAGGTCATCTAG